Below is a genomic region from Bordetella pertussis 18323.
CGCCGCGCCGCCGCGCCGGCGCATGGCCTGCCCGAGGTTCTCAACCCCGCGCGCGCCGCGCGCCCAAGGAGCTGACGATGGACAGACATACGACCGAGGGCTGGCGCCGCTGGGCGGCGCGCCTGGGCGCGGCCGCCATGGCCCTGCTGCTGGCCGCCTGCGCGGCGCCGCGCCAGCAGGCCGCGTCCGTCGACGAGCTGCCGTCCTGGAACGACGGACCGTCGCGCACGGCCATCGTCGAGTTCGTGCGCGCGGTCACGCGCTCCGGCGGGCCGGATTTCGTCGCCGCCGACGAACGCATCGCCGTGTTCGACAACGATGGCACGCTGTGGAGCGAGCAGCCCATGTATTTCCAGATGCTGTTCGCGCTGGACCGCGTCAAGAGCATGGCCCCGCGCCATCCCGACTGGGCGCGCCGCCAGCCGTTCAAGGCCGCGCTCCAGGACGACCACGCGGCGCTGGCCAAGGGCGGCGACGTGGCGTTGATGAAAATCGTCGGCGCCACGCACACCGACATGAGCACTGACACCTTTACCCGCAGCGTCAGGTACTGGGCCTCGACCGCCCGCCATCCGCGCTTCGACCGCCTCTATACGGAGCTGACCTTCGCGCCCATGCGCGAACTGCTGGACTACCTGCGCGCCCACGGCTTCAAGACCTACATCGTCTCCGGCGGCGAGACCGAGTTCATGCGGTCCTGGACGCAGCAGGCCTACGGCATCCCGCCCGAGCAGGTCATCGGCTCCAGCTTTGTCACGACTTATGGCGTGCGCGACGGCGAGCCCACGCTGTGGCGCCACGGCAAGCTGGAGTTCAACGACGACGGACCGGGCAAGCCGGTGGCGATCCAGCGCTACATCGGCCGGCGCCCGATCCTGGCGTTCGGCAATTCGGACGGCGACCTGCAGATGCTGCAATGGACCGCGGCCGGCGACGGCAAGCGTTTTGCCGGCCTGGTGCATCACACCGACGCGCAGCGCGAGTGGGCCTATGACCGCGACTCCAGGATCGGGCGGCTCGATCGCGCGCTGGACGAGGCGCGGCGGCAGGACTGGACCGTGGTGGACATGAAGACGGAGTGGAAGCGCGTATACGCATTCGAACAACCCTGAAGTTTGTTGACTTGGCGGCACAAGGCCCTGTCGGGCGAGGAGAGCAGTCATGAATGCAAGACGATGGTTGACGGCGGCGCTGGTGGCCGCCGGAGGGCTGGCCATGGCGGCCGGCGCGCACGCACAGGCCCAGGGCGAGGCGGCCAAGCCGCAAGCCTCCGGCAAACCGCCCAATATCCTGGTGATCTTCGGCGACGATATCGGACAGGCCAACATCAGCGCGTATACGCGCGGCGTGGTCGGATACACCACGCCCAATATCGACCGTATCGCCAAGGAAGGCATCATTTTCATGGACTACTACGCCGAGAACAGCTGCACGGCGGGCCGGTCCTCGTTCATCACCGGCCAGTCGCCGCGGCGCACCGGCCTGTCCAAGGTCGGCGTGCCCGGCGTCGACGTGGGCCTG
It encodes:
- a CDS encoding HAD family hydrolase; this translates as MDRHTTEGWRRWAARLGAAAMALLLAACAAPRQQAASVDELPSWNDGPSRTAIVEFVRAVTRSGGPDFVAADERIAVFDNDGTLWSEQPMYFQMLFALDRVKSMAPRHPDWARRQPFKAALQDDHAALAKGGDVALMKIVGATHTDMSTDTFTRSVRYWASTARHPRFDRLYTELTFAPMRELLDYLRAHGFKTYIVSGGETEFMRSWTQQAYGIPPEQVIGSSFVTTYGVRDGEPTLWRHGKLEFNDDGPGKPVAIQRYIGRRPILAFGNSDGDLQMLQWTAAGDGKRFAGLVHHTDAQREWAYDRDSRIGRLDRALDEARRQDWTVVDMKTEWKRVYAFEQP